The following are from one region of the Colias croceus chromosome 4, ilColCroc2.1 genome:
- the LOC123690834 gene encoding sin3 histone deacetylase corepressor complex component SDS3, with protein sequence MQLLRVASTMSYQGSPYSGPGDEYDFEDDGYDDLDEYRDPEDAIPPPLVDDSDEDTEEASEVELPNNDEPHDIKEQMYQDKLLNLKKQLQQLEDNIYPEFTKRVKRLEHQLHERLRLNKIYKEHMYEVVEREYIAEKKAAAKEFEDKKIELRENLLNDLEEKKKLIESERHSMELNGDSIEVKPPMKRILRRRANEPAPVPEKRRKPLATTLTFQLDDRDIDADLRAISRASPLSRHAHAQPRKHVNSNSCESPVREGGEREATDTRVEDGKLLYERRWFHRGQSVYVEGRDTPRYPAHIHAITDDAICVKKTNSERVRIFVSQLARGKVTLKRRAS encoded by the exons ATGCAACTGTTACGCGTCGCCTCGACTATGTCTTACCAAGGATCACCTTATTCTGGGCCTGGAGATGAATATGACTTTGAAGATGATGGATACGACGATTTAGATGAATATCGGGATCCAGAAGATGCAATACCACCGCCTCTTGTGGATGATAGTGACGAAG aTACGGAGGAAGCTAGTGAAGTAGAACTTCCAAACAATGATGAACCTCATGACATAAAAGAGCA AATGTACCAAGACAAACTGCTGAATCTCAAGAAACAGTTACAGCAATTAGAAGATAATATCTATCCAGAGTTCACAAAGAGAGTCAAGAGGCTGGAACACCAACTGCATGAGAGGTTACggcttaataaaatatacaa AGAGCACATGTATGAAGTAGTTGAAAGAGAATACATAGCAGAGAAGAAAGCAGCTGCCAAAGAGTTTGAAGACAAAAAGATAGAACTGAGAGAGAATCTGCTCAATGATCtggaagaaaagaaaaagCTCATTGAGAGTGAGCGACACAGCATGGAGCTTAATGGAGACTCAATTGAg GTGAAACCACCAATGAAGCGTATACTCCGTCGGCGCGCGAACGAGCCCGCCCCAGTACCGGAGAAGCGTCGCAAACCGCTAGCAACTACGCTCACGTTCCAACTCGACGACCGAGATATAGATGCCGATCTGCGCGCCATCTCGCGAGCCTCACCGCTGAGTAGGCATGCGCACGCGCAGCCGAGGAAACATGTGAATTCGAATAGCT GCGAGTCCCCAGTGCGCGAGGGCGGCGAGCGCGAGGCGACGGACACGCGCGTGGAGGACGGCAAGCTGCTGTACGAGCGGCGCTGGTTCCACCGCGGCCAGAGCGTGTACGTGGAGGGCCGGGACACGCCGCGATACCCCGCGCACATACACGCCATCACCGATGACGCG ATATGCGTGAAGAAGACGAACTCGGAGCGAGTCaggatattcgtatctcagCTGGCGCGCGGGAAAGTGACACTAAAGAGACGTGCCTCCTAA